One genomic region from Bacteroidota bacterium encodes:
- a CDS encoding ferritin: protein MLSTKIETALNQQIELEGASSQYYLAMASWAETQGMNGISTFLYKHSDEERMHMLKLMKYVNERGGQAVVPTLKAPPKTFKGVKEVFDLVLEHEVKVSTEINKLVGICVKEGDYTTQNFLQWYVSEQIEEEALARKILDKLKLLGGDKGNLYLFDRDLETLAAAEAEAEGAGA from the coding sequence ATGCTATCTACCAAAATTGAAACGGCACTTAACCAGCAAATCGAGCTGGAAGGGGCTTCTTCGCAATATTACCTTGCCATGGCTTCGTGGGCCGAAACACAGGGCATGAATGGAATTTCCACATTCCTTTACAAGCATTCTGACGAGGAGCGCATGCACATGCTTAAACTGATGAAGTATGTAAACGAACGTGGCGGCCAGGCCGTTGTACCCACACTGAAAGCTCCGCCCAAAACATTCAAAGGTGTAAAAGAGGTATTTGATCTGGTACTCGAACACGAAGTAAAAGTATCCACTGAAATCAATAAACTCGTGGGCATTTGTGTAAAGGAAGGCGATTATACCACACAGAATTTTCTGCAGTGGTATGTGTCTGAACAAATTGAAGAAGAAGCCCTGGCCCGCAAAATCCTCGATAAACTCAAACTTCTTGGAGGCGATAAAGGTAATCTCTATCTCTTCGACCGCGACCTTGAAACGCTTGCTGCTGCTGAGGCAGAGGCTGAAGGTGCCGGAGCATAA
- a CDS encoding DUF2752 domain-containing protein codes for MRRFFESKPGILLLFAVLTVIPVLVFVLPKTFFDGGPPLCIYTAISGVECPGCGLTRGTMRLSHFDFAGAWEMNKLTFIVIPLLAFWWIKQWIVVFKKVKTSQQKTSANT; via the coding sequence ATGCGCCGTTTTTTCGAAAGCAAACCCGGAATACTGTTACTGTTTGCGGTACTTACCGTGATACCGGTACTTGTATTTGTGCTTCCGAAAACATTTTTCGACGGTGGCCCGCCACTTTGCATCTACACCGCCATTTCAGGTGTGGAATGTCCGGGTTGCGGATTAACACGCGGCACGATGCGTTTATCGCATTTCGATTTTGCCGGTGCATGGGAAATGAATAAACTTACATTTATTGTTATTCCGCTTCTTGCATTCTGGTGGATAAAACAATGGATTGTTGTATTTAAAAAAGTAAAAACATCACAGCAAAAGACTTCTGCAAACACTTAA
- a CDS encoding sigma-70 family RNA polymerase sigma factor, whose product MIEYATDAALLAGIHAGESKAFRQAHVAYFAMVRYFVLHNNGREEDAHDVFQDALVILYEQLRAGKFEQRSSLKTWLYAVCRNRWLKQLERRGRMVSITDFEPVEPVTLPNENEHRTDAHRQLKDALNRMGGPCRKLLLLYYYFRKTMEEIAAEMNYSGADSAKNQKYKCLQRLRQGFQSISHV is encoded by the coding sequence ATGATTGAATACGCAACAGATGCAGCATTGCTGGCCGGCATACACGCCGGCGAGAGCAAGGCTTTCAGGCAGGCGCATGTCGCGTATTTTGCCATGGTGCGGTATTTTGTGCTTCACAACAATGGCCGTGAAGAAGATGCGCACGACGTGTTTCAGGATGCGCTGGTGATTTTGTATGAGCAATTGCGTGCCGGAAAATTCGAACAGCGTTCATCGCTCAAAACCTGGCTGTATGCGGTGTGCCGCAACCGCTGGCTGAAACAGCTTGAACGCCGTGGCCGCATGGTAAGCATTACCGATTTTGAGCCTGTAGAGCCGGTAACACTGCCCAACGAAAACGAGCACCGCACCGATGCGCACCGACAGCTCAAAGACGCGCTCAACCGCATGGGCGGGCCCTGCCGCAAGCTGCTGTTGCTGTACTATTACTTCCGCAAAACGATGGAGGAAATTGCGGCCGAAATGAATTACTCCGGTGCCGACTCGGCCAAGAACCAGAAGTATAAATGCCTGCAGCGTTTGCGGCAGGGCTTTCAATCAATCTCGCACGTGTAA
- a CDS encoding YqaE/Pmp3 family membrane protein → MPEAVIIICCIFIPPLGVYFVKGDIDNDFWINLVLSILCWIPGVIHALIIYSRNK, encoded by the coding sequence GTGCCGGAAGCAGTAATCATTATCTGCTGCATTTTCATTCCGCCGCTGGGCGTGTATTTCGTGAAAGGCGATATCGATAATGATTTCTGGATTAACCTGGTGCTTTCTATTCTTTGCTGGATTCCCGGTGTAATTCATGCCCTCATCATCTATTCAAGAAACAAATAA
- a CDS encoding T9SS type A sorting domain-containing protein — MRAIVLALLLCVCARAQVSPYHTVWGQGQKPDFIRSVKQLASGSVYAAGFSAVDGSPYTEGTLHKLNANGQPVWTVYFGDTLSDYGLFLLVTQNNQLLVCGETQTATNGVDAFFCLFDTTGSLLWRKTYGGPQNESAKAVTQTATGNFVATGFMSAGAGTNDVLLLRTDAAGNQLYLTGLGNSDNDYGQAIRALPDSGSLLVADSRDPSSGDYDVLVIRLDKNDNVAWSNTFGDTHDNGSQSLTLLSDGTFIVCGETHTAASSSSFDFSLEKIGMNGVSQWRSVFGGTGSDAAFGVLEVYGGYLLCGYSNSGFSGPVSGVLARTDTAGNMLWMRTVRDTGISILYEIIPSVNNLFLTAGNTNTGLDDQCLLLCADAAGWTNVLQLPQPHIIAYPNPGHADFPVLHTTNIPEYTLAEIFAADGRLVCTAPVSGGKLLVNTPLLPGVYLVKWTEESGAVKCFRWVLE, encoded by the coding sequence ATGCGTGCAATTGTACTTGCCCTGTTGCTATGTGTATGTGCCCGTGCCCAGGTTTCGCCTTACCACACGGTATGGGGTCAGGGCCAGAAGCCCGATTTCATCCGATCGGTCAAACAACTTGCTTCCGGCTCGGTATATGCGGCGGGGTTTTCGGCGGTAGATGGTTCTCCCTACACGGAAGGCACTTTGCATAAGCTGAATGCTAACGGGCAGCCGGTATGGACGGTTTATTTTGGCGATACGCTGAGCGATTACGGCCTGTTTTTGCTGGTTACACAAAACAACCAGTTGCTGGTATGTGGCGAAACGCAAACAGCCACAAACGGCGTGGATGCTTTTTTCTGTCTGTTTGATACTACCGGCTCACTGCTTTGGCGAAAAACGTACGGAGGGCCGCAAAATGAATCGGCAAAGGCGGTTACACAAACCGCCACAGGAAACTTTGTGGCCACTGGTTTTATGAGCGCAGGTGCCGGCACAAACGATGTGCTGCTGCTGCGTACGGATGCCGCCGGAAATCAGCTTTATCTTACCGGGCTTGGAAACTCAGACAACGACTACGGCCAGGCCATACGCGCTTTGCCCGACAGCGGCTCTCTGCTCGTGGCCGACTCGCGCGATCCTTCTTCGGGCGATTACGACGTGCTGGTAATTCGCCTCGACAAAAACGATAATGTTGCTTGGTCAAACACGTTTGGCGACACACACGACAACGGCAGCCAGAGCCTTACACTGTTGAGCGACGGAACCTTTATTGTTTGCGGCGAAACACACACGGCGGCATCCTCTTCGTCTTTTGACTTTTCGCTTGAAAAAATCGGCATGAACGGTGTTTCGCAATGGCGTTCGGTGTTTGGCGGCACGGGCAGCGATGCGGCGTTCGGGGTGCTGGAAGTATATGGCGGATATTTGCTCTGCGGCTACAGCAACTCCGGTTTTTCGGGCCCGGTAAGCGGTGTGCTGGCCCGCACAGATACGGCCGGAAACATGCTCTGGATGCGCACTGTACGCGATACAGGCATTTCTATTCTCTACGAAATTATTCCTTCAGTAAACAATCTTTTCCTGACCGCCGGAAACACCAATACCGGACTCGACGACCAATGCCTGTTGTTGTGTGCCGATGCGGCCGGCTGGACAAATGTGTTGCAATTGCCGCAGCCGCACATCATAGCCTATCCCAACCCCGGCCATGCCGATTTTCCCGTCCTTCATACCACAAATATCCCCGAATATACACTTGCCGAAATATTTGCGGCCGACGGACGGCTGGTATGCACGGCTCCTGTAAGCGGAGGTAAACTGCTGGTTAATACCCCGCTTTTGCCGGGTGTATATCTGGTTAAATGGACGGAGGAAAGCGGTGCCGTGAAATGCTTCCGCTGGGTATTGGAGTAG
- a CDS encoding glutamate--tRNA ligase — protein sequence MDNTRRVRVRFAPSPTGPLHMGGVRTALYNYLFAKKHGGDFILRVEDTDQERLVPGAEEYIINALKWCGIEPNEGIGFGDGECAPYRQSDRKNAGVYAKYADQLIESGHAYYAFDTKEELDEQRKRYETMGKAFAYNALTRQNLKNSLTLSEDDVKARIAAGEHYVIRTKIPRNEEIRFHDIIRGWVVVHSSQLDDKVLFKSDGMPTYHLANIVDDYSMKISHVIRGEEWLPSAPLHVLLYRFLGWEDVMPQFAHLPLILRPDGNGKLSKRDGDRLGFPVFPLTGELLDVKTGQPEKFTGYREKGYYPEAFINMLALLGWHGSSNQELFTKEELIEAFSLERVSKSGAKFDAEKTKWFNQQYLRKRTDAELAAELLPMLNENGIETTPAFAEAICRLLKEKVQFSYELRDQSGYFFNDPATYDEGVIAKRWNEQNAAFMKSLAEAFSGLGEWTAASTEACFKATAEAAGINPGQVMQLFRVCISGLGGGPVLFELVELLGKETIVRRLHNAVNTIGK from the coding sequence ATGGATAACACCCGTCGCGTTCGCGTACGTTTTGCTCCCAGTCCCACAGGCCCGCTGCACATGGGCGGTGTGCGCACTGCATTGTACAATTATCTTTTTGCCAAAAAACACGGCGGCGATTTCATTCTCCGCGTAGAAGATACCGACCAGGAACGTCTCGTTCCCGGTGCCGAAGAATACATTATCAATGCCCTGAAATGGTGCGGCATTGAGCCCAACGAAGGCATTGGTTTCGGCGATGGCGAGTGTGCGCCCTACCGCCAGAGCGACCGCAAAAACGCCGGCGTGTATGCAAAATACGCCGATCAGCTGATCGAAAGCGGCCATGCCTACTATGCGTTTGACACCAAAGAAGAGCTCGACGAGCAGCGCAAACGCTACGAAACTATGGGCAAGGCTTTTGCCTACAATGCGCTTACGCGGCAAAACCTCAAAAACTCGCTTACCCTTTCGGAAGACGACGTAAAGGCGCGCATTGCGGCCGGCGAGCATTACGTAATACGCACCAAAATTCCGCGCAACGAGGAAATCCGTTTCCACGATATTATCCGCGGCTGGGTAGTAGTGCATAGTTCGCAGCTTGATGATAAGGTGCTGTTCAAAAGCGACGGCATGCCTACGTATCACCTGGCGAATATTGTGGACGATTACTCGATGAAGATATCGCATGTAATACGTGGCGAAGAGTGGCTGCCCTCGGCACCTCTGCACGTGCTGCTGTACCGTTTCCTCGGCTGGGAAGACGTAATGCCGCAGTTTGCGCATTTACCGCTTATTCTGCGCCCCGACGGCAACGGAAAACTCAGCAAGCGCGATGGCGACCGTCTTGGTTTTCCCGTGTTTCCGCTCACCGGCGAACTGCTGGATGTGAAAACCGGACAGCCCGAGAAGTTTACAGGCTACCGCGAAAAGGGCTATTATCCCGAGGCCTTTATCAACATGCTGGCGCTGCTGGGCTGGCACGGAAGTTCCAATCAGGAGCTTTTCACCAAAGAAGAACTTATCGAAGCCTTTTCGCTGGAGCGCGTGAGCAAGTCGGGCGCCAAGTTTGATGCCGAGAAAACAAAGTGGTTCAACCAGCAGTACCTGCGCAAACGCACCGATGCCGAGCTGGCTGCCGAACTGCTGCCTATGCTGAACGAAAACGGCATTGAAACCACACCCGCGTTTGCAGAAGCCATTTGCCGTTTGCTGAAAGAAAAAGTGCAGTTCAGCTACGAGCTCCGCGACCAGAGCGGCTATTTCTTCAACGATCCTGCAACGTACGACGAGGGCGTGATTGCCAAGCGCTGGAACGAACAAAACGCCGCGTTTATGAAATCGCTGGCAGAAGCATTTAGCGGCCTTGGCGAATGGACTGCCGCTTCCACAGAAGCCTGCTTCAAAGCCACAGCAGAAGCCGCCGGCATTAATCCCGGTCAGGTAATGCAGCTTTTCCGCGTGTGCATAAGCGGACTGGGCGGCGGGCCGGTGTTGTTTGAACTGGTTGAGTTGCTGGGCAAGGAAACCATTGTGCGCCGTTTGCACAATGCGGTAAACACCATTGGCAAGTAA
- a CDS encoding T9SS type A sorting domain-containing protein, producing MRYILFPGMLIASFVALAILGPGGSSKSPVAPKTEGENPALPYEWMELQRSWPDAAPDAAAYQAAMRQAYTQEANARMSSTVSWTVEGPGNIGGRFNSLAVDPNNNQVMFAGSTTGGLWKTSNGGQTWLPVFDNNPSLSIGCIVFEPGSSSTIYVGTGDPNVGGYPFIGTGIYKTTDGGQTWTNLGLGNTYIISDIAIDPSNTNIIYAAAMGLPFVRDNNRGLYKSTDGGQTWTQSLFVSNQTGVTDLVLDPSNPQILYAASWSRIRNNQESFIYSTESKIWKTTNGGASWNAAMAGIPNQAFSRIGLAMYPGNTSQLFAMLVDTTLQLQGIYTTTNAASSWSALPTASLDPNALGGFGWYFGKIYVKPNDPNTIYMLGVDQWRTTDGGQTWNTFTPPWYTYEVHADGHDLDFNSAGDLILCTDGGIYQSSDDGVNWTDIENIPANMFYRVASNPFSPNDYYGGMQDNGTSGGNSTNINSWPRIYGGDGFQAWFHPSIGGLWYVETQNGSVDFTDDGGFSYYPLTFGDFTDRKHWDMPYLLSVHDPSVVYLATHRVHKLTGAPYGAAVPISNDLTDGIIYGPRFHTITALNESPLAAGHLYAGTLDGNVWVTTNDGGTWTDVTGNLPNRYVTAMKGSPNMLNTIYVTHSGYKSNDFIPHIHKSTNNGQTWTDISGDLPQFGINDLVIMQGNENVLFVATDAGVYFTTNGGVNWTRVGNNMPVIPVYSLGLNNTGTKLVAGTFARSIQTISITALLTGTEAETSLPQLLRIWPNPAQETLQLELPTAADAVIVDMNGKQVRSLRCTAGINHIDIAALPAGVYFVRTNTGNITRTSRFVKQ from the coding sequence ATGCGTTATATTCTGTTTCCGGGAATGTTAATAGCCTCTTTTGTGGCGTTGGCCATTCTGGGGCCGGGCGGAAGCTCAAAAAGCCCTGTTGCGCCAAAAACGGAGGGCGAAAACCCGGCATTGCCTTACGAATGGATGGAGTTGCAACGTAGCTGGCCCGATGCAGCGCCCGATGCGGCAGCGTATCAGGCAGCCATGCGGCAGGCTTACACGCAGGAAGCAAACGCCCGCATGAGTTCAACGGTATCGTGGACGGTAGAAGGACCCGGCAATATTGGCGGCCGCTTTAACAGTCTGGCAGTTGACCCGAACAACAATCAGGTAATGTTTGCCGGAAGCACTACCGGAGGCCTTTGGAAAACCAGCAACGGCGGACAAACATGGCTGCCCGTGTTCGATAACAACCCTTCGCTTTCCATTGGCTGCATTGTGTTTGAACCGGGCAGCTCATCAACCATATACGTAGGCACCGGCGACCCCAATGTGGGCGGTTATCCGTTTATCGGTACGGGTATTTACAAAACTACAGATGGCGGACAAACATGGACCAACCTGGGTCTGGGCAACACCTACATCATCAGCGATATTGCTATTGACCCGTCAAACACAAACATTATTTATGCCGCAGCCATGGGCCTGCCTTTTGTGCGCGATAATAATCGCGGACTATACAAATCAACCGACGGCGGACAAACATGGACACAATCGTTGTTTGTGAGCAACCAGACGGGCGTTACGGATCTTGTGCTTGACCCGTCGAATCCGCAAATACTTTATGCCGCCAGCTGGAGCCGCATCCGCAACAATCAGGAATCATTTATTTACAGTACTGAATCGAAAATATGGAAAACCACAAACGGCGGCGCCAGCTGGAATGCGGCCATGGCGGGTATTCCCAATCAGGCTTTTTCGCGGATCGGTTTAGCCATGTACCCGGGCAATACCAGCCAGCTTTTTGCCATGCTGGTGGATACGACCCTGCAGCTGCAGGGCATTTATACCACAACCAATGCCGCTTCGTCGTGGAGTGCCTTACCCACAGCCTCCCTCGACCCGAATGCACTGGGCGGCTTTGGCTGGTATTTCGGGAAAATATATGTGAAACCAAACGACCCGAATACCATTTACATGCTTGGCGTTGACCAGTGGCGCACTACCGATGGCGGACAAACATGGAACACCTTTACGCCGCCCTGGTACACTTACGAGGTGCATGCCGACGGACATGATCTTGATTTTAATTCGGCGGGCGATCTGATTTTATGTACCGACGGGGGCATATACCAAAGCAGCGATGATGGCGTAAACTGGACCGATATAGAAAACATTCCGGCCAACATGTTTTACCGCGTGGCTTCCAATCCGTTTTCGCCAAACGATTATTATGGCGGCATGCAGGACAACGGTACATCGGGAGGTAATTCCACAAACATAAACAGCTGGCCACGTATCTATGGCGGCGATGGTTTTCAGGCCTGGTTTCATCCCTCCATCGGTGGGCTCTGGTATGTGGAAACACAGAACGGAAGTGTAGATTTTACCGATGATGGCGGCTTTAGTTACTACCCGCTTACATTTGGCGATTTTACCGACCGGAAACACTGGGATATGCCGTATTTACTGAGTGTACACGATCCCAGCGTTGTTTATCTCGCTACACATCGCGTGCACAAATTAACAGGTGCACCCTACGGCGCTGCGGTGCCGATAAGCAACGATTTAACCGATGGAATAATTTACGGACCACGCTTTCACACCATAACCGCACTTAATGAATCGCCGCTGGCTGCCGGGCATTTGTATGCGGGAACGCTTGATGGCAATGTGTGGGTAACCACCAACGACGGCGGCACGTGGACAGACGTAACCGGAAATCTGCCAAACCGATATGTCACTGCAATGAAAGGATCGCCAAACATGCTCAATACTATTTATGTAACGCATTCGGGCTATAAATCAAACGATTTCATTCCGCACATCCACAAATCAACCAACAACGGCCAAACCTGGACGGATATTTCGGGTGATTTGCCGCAGTTTGGTATTAACGATCTGGTCATTATGCAGGGCAATGAAAACGTGTTGTTTGTGGCTACTGATGCGGGCGTATATTTTACCACAAACGGCGGCGTAAACTGGACACGGGTGGGCAATAATATGCCCGTGATTCCGGTGTATTCGCTGGGATTAAACAACACCGGTACAAAGCTGGTGGCCGGTACATTTGCACGTTCCATTCAAACCATTTCCATCACCGCATTGCTCACCGGCACAGAAGCCGAAACATCGCTGCCACAGCTGCTGCGTATTTGGCCAAATCCGGCACAGGAAACACTGCAGCTTGAGCTTCCAACTGCGGCCGATGCAGTTATTGTAGATATGAATGGTAAGCAAGTACGGAGTCTGCGTTGTACAGCAGGCATAAATCATATTGATATTGCCGCTTTGCCCGCCGGCGTGTACTTTGTACGTACAAACACGGGCAACATAACCCGTACATCACGGTTTGTGAAACAGTAA
- the folB gene encoding dihydroneopterin aldolase: MGIIRVDGIRVRANHGCLPEEGIIGGDYVVNVRIDVDFTPSVKSDELDDTVDYCVVFDLVKQEMAIRSKLIEHVAHRIVTQLRNRYPAVNSFEVEVVKIVPPMNGPVDQVSVLVQG; this comes from the coding sequence ATGGGCATTATCCGTGTTGATGGCATCAGGGTGCGCGCCAATCATGGCTGTTTGCCGGAAGAAGGCATTATTGGCGGCGATTACGTGGTAAACGTGCGCATTGATGTGGACTTTACGCCTTCGGTAAAAAGCGATGAGCTTGATGATACAGTGGATTACTGCGTGGTATTTGACCTGGTGAAACAGGAAATGGCCATACGCTCAAAACTCATTGAGCATGTGGCGCACCGCATAGTCACGCAGCTCCGCAACCGCTATCCGGCCGTAAACAGCTTTGAGGTGGAAGTAGTAAAAATTGTGCCGCCCATGAACGGCCCTGTTGATCAGGTTTCGGTGCTGGTGCAAGGTTAA
- a CDS encoding glycosyltransferase family 39 protein yields the protein MFSHFLPQDVVLLCCSAALLVLAVLLFLHKRMAAAILLLTAAAFLLRLTFCLTDPFVYDWDEQFHALVARNMTVHPFTPMLYPEPLIPFEIHQWDRNHIWLHKQPLFLWLIALSVKIGGFTPLAVKMPSLLLSTAMVPAVYRIGKLIYTQATGFFAALIVATGFVFVDVITGIINTDHNDVIFSAFVLFGIWAFVEYAAGKRKRMRTWIAVFAACAVLTKWLPGLLVFGGWGLWILLNPEERRSRQAWIDIGFSVLLAALLILPWQIYIHYSFPEESAYELRFSALHFTIPIEGHEGPWNYHLLQLRYNFGDLFSVLFAAGWLVWLIVAKQRSVALSLFAMLVVMFVFYTLAATKMPLFTLPVYPLLIMAGAVLIDLLLRRLLNHNVRSYLVALPLILLSTWGVLRLSRLEARHTALAYMHFNRAERLHDREQSYRLQKELGNGKWVVFGLETAPAFYFYTGIPAYKLKPEYAQLKEIQQKGWKVAVYDRQVKDTLPEGVYRIKRRFLEE from the coding sequence GTGTTCAGTCATTTTTTACCTCAGGATGTAGTATTGCTATGCTGCTCGGCGGCGCTGCTGGTGCTGGCGGTGCTGCTTTTTCTGCATAAACGCATGGCTGCTGCGATATTGTTACTAACCGCTGCGGCGTTTCTGCTGCGCCTTACCTTTTGTCTTACCGATCCGTTTGTGTACGACTGGGATGAACAGTTTCATGCGCTGGTGGCCCGCAATATGACAGTGCATCCGTTTACGCCCATGCTTTATCCCGAGCCGCTAATTCCTTTTGAAATTCACCAGTGGGACCGCAATCACATCTGGCTGCATAAACAGCCGTTGTTTTTGTGGCTCATTGCGCTGTCGGTAAAAATTGGCGGGTTTACGCCGCTGGCGGTAAAGATGCCGTCGCTGTTGCTTTCCACGGCCATGGTGCCGGCAGTATATCGTATTGGCAAACTCATTTACACGCAGGCCACGGGCTTTTTTGCAGCACTGATTGTGGCAACCGGCTTTGTGTTTGTAGATGTAATTACCGGAATTATCAATACCGATCACAACGATGTGATTTTTTCGGCCTTTGTACTATTTGGCATCTGGGCATTTGTAGAGTATGCGGCAGGAAAACGCAAACGCATGCGCACATGGATAGCTGTGTTTGCGGCTTGTGCGGTGCTTACCAAATGGCTGCCCGGGCTGCTGGTATTTGGTGGCTGGGGTTTGTGGATTTTGCTTAATCCCGAAGAACGCCGCAGCAGGCAGGCATGGATTGATATTGGTTTTTCTGTATTACTGGCGGCACTGCTTATCCTTCCCTGGCAAATTTATATTCACTATTCATTTCCGGAAGAAAGTGCCTATGAACTGCGTTTTTCAGCACTGCACTTCACCATTCCCATAGAAGGGCATGAGGGGCCGTGGAATTATCACCTGCTTCAGTTGCGCTACAATTTTGGCGATTTGTTTTCGGTGTTGTTTGCGGCTGGCTGGCTGGTATGGCTTATTGTAGCAAAACAACGCAGTGTAGCACTCTCGCTTTTTGCCATGCTGGTGGTAATGTTTGTTTTTTATACACTGGCCGCCACAAAAATGCCATTGTTTACACTTCCTGTATATCCTCTGCTTATCATGGCTGGGGCGGTACTTATTGATTTACTGTTGCGCAGGCTGCTCAACCATAATGTACGTAGTTATCTTGTTGCTCTTCCCCTTATTTTGCTGAGTACCTGGGGCGTTCTTCGTCTTTCTCGTCTCGAAGCACGGCATACCGCGTTGGCCTATATGCATTTTAACCGCGCTGAGCGCCTGCACGACCGGGAGCAGAGTTACAGGTTGCAAAAAGAGCTTGGAAACGGGAAATGGGTAGTTTTTGGATTGGAAACCGCTCCTGCCTTTTATTTCTACACGGGTATTCCGGCCTACAAGCTTAAGCCGGAATATGCGCAGCTAAAAGAAATACAGCAGAAAGGCTGGAAAGTGGCCGTGTACGACAGGCAGGTAAAAGACACTTTGCCCGAAGGGGTGTACCGTATCAAAAGGCGGTTTCTGGAGGAGTAA